A genomic window from Cyprinus carpio isolate SPL01 chromosome A2, ASM1834038v1, whole genome shotgun sequence includes:
- the LOC109047910 gene encoding E3 ubiquitin-protein ligase MSL2-like, whose product MNPVNATALYVSACRSLLQCDPMDPETYGGLFNVLPFFRDSLSCLVCGNLLKDPVAPKNSSCQHYVCKGCKGKKMFLKPSCSWCKDYEQFEENKQLQILIDCYRNLCECVSVCVTSEQSASGVKGYPEVKRMLEELLGVSQEQEDLSPVKDTLDVLNLKTETDSSQNSTDVNLTGLDKPSEQIPAELETPEPVRADGPLKSDSSLHVGTVTVDAKCKVSQETSGESVQLNAESTSVLEDLKSEVSCGQTKSTPEPCQNPLQSQTSGALEPALPQQPQTGLTCLATAHRKVHLSRKRSRSESDSEMLQPLAITSLIQGPSVAATAPSKTAFEPKAPSPPAVVLTNGGVLKVNKAVLGSTKNIQINTDLGNKKVQAKSKVAVPKAKGKTKDRLLSASVLAGQPGQPHKVVYKKTQEKKGCKCGRATQNPSVLTCRGQRCPCYSNRKACLDCICRGCQNSYMANGEKKLEAFAVPEKALEQTRLTLGINLTSISVRNAGTNAAGVLSLSAGSPMASFLTSSTDEDQSFEEALEMHFDC is encoded by the exons ATGAACCCGGTGAACGCCACCGCGCTGTACGTGTCTGCGTGCCGCTCTCTTCTGCAGTGCGACCCGATGGACCCGGAGACATACGGAGGGTTGTTTAACGTCTTGCCTTTCTTTAGAGACTCCCTGTCCTGCTTGGTGTGTG GGAATTTGCTTAAGGATCCAGTTGCTCCAAAAAATTCCTCCTGCCAGCACTATGTTTGCAAGGGTTGTAAAggcaagaaaatgtttttaaagccatCCTGCAGCTGGTGTAAAGACTATGAGCAGTTTGAGGAGAATAAACAGCTCCAGATTCTGATCGACTGCTACAGGAATCTCTGCGAGTGTGTCTCAGTGTGCGTCACATCAGAGCAGAGTGCCTCGGGGGTCAAGGGTTACCCCGAGGTCAAGAGGATGCTGGAGGAGTTGTTGGGGGTGAGTCAGGAACAAGAAGACCTCAGTCCTGTCAAAGACACTTTGGATGTTCTTAATCTCAAAACAGAGACTGACTCCTCACAAAACTCTACTGATGTCAACCTGACTGGCTTAGATAAACCATCTGAGCAGATCCCAGCCGAACTAGAGACCCCTGAGCCTGTCAGGGCTGACGGACCTCTGAAATCTGACTCATCACTACACGTGGGTACTGTCACTGTTGACGCAAAGTGCAAAGTTAGTCAAGAGACCAGCGGTGAATCGGTGCAACTCAATGCAGAGAGCACAAGCGTCCTGGAAGACCTTAAATCTGAGGTATCATGCGGACAGACTAAATCAACACCAGAGCCATGTCAGAACCCATTACAGTCCCAAACCAGCGGCGCCCTTGAGCCAGCACTCCCACAGCAACCTCAGACGGGCCTGACTTGCCTCGCCACAGCCCACAGAAAAGTGCACCTGAGCCGAAAGCGCTCTCGCTCTGAAAGCGACAGTGAGATGCTCCAACCTCTGGCCATCACCAGCCTCATCCAGGGGCCATCGGTAGCAGCCACGGCTCCATCTAAAACAGCATTTGAACCGAAAGCGCCCTCCCCACCTGCTGTCGTGCTCACTAACGGAGGCGTTTTGAAGGTTAATAAGGCTGTGCTGGGTTCAACTAAAAATATCCAGATAAACACAGACCTAGGTAATAAGAAAGTTCAGGCGAAGTCTAAAGTGGCTGTCCCGAAGGCAAAGGGCAAGACAAAGGACAGGCTGCTGTCAGCTAGCGTTTTAGCAGGACAACCAGGACAGCCCCATAAAGTCGTGTACAAAAAGACACAAGAGAAAAAAGGCTGCAAGTGTGGAAGAGCCACCCAGAATCCAAGTGTTCTTACCTGCAGAGGTCAGAGATGCCCCTGCTACTCCAACCGTAAGGCCTGTTTGGACTGCATCTGCAGGGGCTGCCAGAACTCATACATGGCCAACGGGGAGAAGAAGCTGGAGGCTTTCGCCGTGCCCGAAAAAGCCCTTGAGCAAACCAGACTCACTCTCGGCATCAACCTCACCAGTATATCTGTCAGAAACGCTGGAACGAACGCTGCGGGAGTTCTCAGTCTGTCCGCAGGCTCCCCGATGGCCTCTTTCCTCACCTCCAGCACCGACGAGGACCAGAGTTTTGAAGAGGCTCTCGAGATGCATTTCGACTGTTGA
- the LOC122148131 gene encoding propionyl-CoA carboxylase beta chain, mitochondrial-like: protein MATYTLMRSSLGLLHGLKCSFKSVGQIPYGAAAGAVTQVKGLQNARGYSVNHPSVQERIEKKRQAALTGGGQLRIAAQHKRGKLTARERLELLLDPDSFVEYDMFVEHRCSDFGMEADHNKYPGDSVVTGQGRINGRLVYVFSQDFTVFGGSLSGAHAQKICKIMDQAMMVGAPVIGLNDSGGARIQEGVESLAGYADIFLRNVMSSGVVPQISLIMGPCAGGAVYSPALTDFTFMVKDTSYLFITGPDVVKSVTNEDVSQEELGGAKTHTTVSGVAHRAFENDVDALLNLRDFFNFLPLSNKDPAPVTECHDPRDRLVPGLDTVVPFESTKAYDMLDIVHGIVDEREFFEIMPNYAKNIVVGFARMNGRTVGIVGNQPKVASGCLDINSSVKGARFVRFCDAFNIPIITFVDVPGFLPGTAQEYGGIIRHGAKLLYAFAEATVPKITVITRKAYGGAYDVMSSKHLRGDVNYAWPSAEVAVMGAKGAVQIIFRGKENQAEAEAEYVEKFANPFPAAVRGFVDDIIQPSTTRKRICRDLEVLASKKQTNPWKKHANIPL, encoded by the exons ATGGCGACCTACACGTTAATGCGAAGCAGTCTGGGACTTTTACATGGtctgaaatgttcttttaaaagtgTAGGTCAGATTCCGTACGGCGCTGCCGCCGGGGCAGTTACCCAGGTCAAAGGTCTACAGAATGCAAGAGGCTATTCGGTCAACCATCCGTCTGTGCAGGAGAGAATCGAGAAGAAACGACAGGCAGCGCTTACAGGAGGAGGACAGCTGAGGATAGCTGCACAGCACAAAAGG GGTAAACTGACAGCGCGCGAGAGACTGGAGCTCCTGCTGGACCCGGACTCGTTTGTGGAGTATGACATGTTTGTGGAGCATCGCTGCTCTGACTTTGGCATGGAGGCAGATCATAATAAG TACCCAGGAGACAGCGTGGTGACCGGACAGGGAAGGATCAATGGCAGACTGGTGTATGTTTTCAGCCAG GACTTCACAGTGTTTGGAGGCAGTTTATCAGGAGCTCACGCTCAGAAGATCTGCAAG ATCATGGACCAGGCGATGATGGTGGGAGCTCCAGTAATCGGTCTCAATGACTCCGGTGGAGCCCGCATTCAGGAAGGTGTCGAGTCCCTCGCAGGATATGCTGACATTTTCTTG CGGAATGTGATGTCCTCAGGTGTAGTTCCTCAGATCTCTCTCATCATGGGCCCGTGTGCAGGTGGTGCTGTGTACTCGCCTGCTCTCACAGACTTCACTTTCATGGTGAAG GACACTTCCTATCTTTTTATCACAGGCCCAGATGTGGTAAAGTCTGTAACAAATGAGGATGTTTCCCAGGAGGAGCTGGGTGGAGCAAAAACCCACACCACTGTGTCAG gtgTTGCTCATCGGGCTTTTGAGAACGACGTTGATGCCCTTCTCAACTTGCGAGACTTTTTCAACTTTCTCCCACTGAGCAACAAAGATCCAGCTCCGGTCACTGAGTGCCATGATCCTCG TGACCGGCTGGTTCCTGGCTTGGACACTGTCGTTCCTTTTGAAAGCACAAAAGCCTATGACATGCTGGACATTGTTCATGGT ATAGTAGATGAGAGAGAATTCTTTGAGATTATGCCCAACTACGCCAAAAATATTGTGGTGGGATTTGCCAGGATGAATGGACGGACTGTAGGCATAGTGGGAAACCAGCCAAAAGTGGCATCTG gcTGTTTGGACATAAATTCTTCTGTTAAAGGGGCTCGCTTTGTTCGTTTCTGTGACGCCTTCAACATTCCCATCATCACATTTGTGGATGTGCCTGGATTCCTGCCAG GCACAGCTCAAGAGTACGGAGGCATCATCAGACACGGAGCCAAACTGCTCTATGCTTTTGCAGAGGCCACCGTTCCAAAAATCACTGTCATCACTAGGAAG GCTTATGGAGGTGCTTATGATGTGATGAGTTCTAAACATCTGAGAGGAGACGTCAACTATGCCTGGCCATCTGCTGAGGTCGCTGTGATGGGTGCAAAG ggtGCTGTTCAAATCATCTTCAGAGGAAAGGAGAATCAAGCCGAGGCCGAAGCTGAATATGTGGAGAAGTTTGCCAATCCCTTCCCCGCTGCTGTCAGAG GCTTTGTGGATGACATCATTCAGCCCTCAACCACACGAAAGAGGATCTGTAGAGACCTGGAGGTGCTCGCCAGCAAGAAGCAGACCAACCCCtggaaaaaacatgcaaacattcCCTTGTAA
- the LOC109048307 gene encoding cohesin subunit SA-1, with the protein MITSELPVLQDSVESGQDTVSLSMSMSELDDTGDGKTKKKRGRPGRPPAPSKKPRKSPSEKGPMGVQRGRKANGMAQQNGEGDPVTLFEVVKQGKSAMQSVVDDWIESYRQDRDLALLDLINFFIQCSGCKGTVRIEMFRNMQNAEIIRKMTEEFDEDSGDYPLTISGPLWKKFRYNFCEFICVLIRQCQYSIIYDEYMMDTVISLLTGLSDSQVRAFRHTSTLAAMKLMTALVNVALNLSINQDNTQRQYEAERNKMAGKRANEKLELLLQRRKELQENQDEIENMMNSIFKGIFVHRYRDAIAEIRAICIEEIGVWMKMYSDAFLNDSYLKYVGWTLHDRQGEVRLKCLKALQNLYTNRELFPKLELFTNRFKDRIVSMTLDKEYDVAVEAIRLVTLILQGSEDALSNEDCENVYHLVYSAHRPVAVAAGEFLHRKLFSRHDPQAEEALAKRRGRSSPNGNLIRMLVLFFLESELHEHAAYLVDSLWESSQELLKDWECMTELLLEEPVQGEEVLLDRQESALIELTVCTIRQAAEAHPPVGRGTGKRVLTAKERKMQIDDKNKLTEHFIMALPMLLSKYQTDAEKVANLLQIPQYFDLDVYSAGRMEKHLEALLKQIKFVVEKHTDTEVLEACSKTYCILCSEEYTIMNRVDIAHSQLIDELADRFSHSVEELLQAGEEADDDDIYNVLSTLKKLTAFHNAHDLTRWDLFGNCYRLLRTGIEQGSMPEQIAVQALQCSHYSILWQLVKITEGAPSKDDLLALRRVVKSFLAVCQQCLSNVNTPVKEQAFMLLCDLLMIFSHQLTTGSREGLQPLVFNPDSTLQNELLNFILDHVFIDQDDENQSMEGDEEDEANKIEALHKRRNLLAAFSKLIIYDIVDMPAAADIFKHYMKYYNDYGDIIKETLSKTRQTDKILCAKTLILSLQQLFNELIQDQGPNLDRTSSHVSGIKELARRFALTFGLDQIKTREAVATLHKDGIEFAFKYQNPKGPEYPPPNLAFLEVLCEFSSKLLRQDKKTVHSYLEKFMTEQMMERREDIWLPLISYRNSLLTGGDEDRMSITSGSSSSKGGSIRSKKGRPPLHKKRIEEESVEGSWMIRNDTLQTPGALQTPQLTSTVLRENPRQAAEHLSEQNSEPGSESDYVHNPQMQMSWLGQQKMEEVNRKERTAMNYMKARSGGVRQTVRGLMEDDAEPIFEDVMMSSRGQLEDMSEEFEDTMVIDLPPSRNRRERAELRPDFFDSAAMIEDESGFTMPMF; encoded by the exons ATGATCACCTCAGAGCTGCCAGTGCTACA GGACTCCGTTGAGTCGGGTCAGGACACAGTGAGTCTCAGTATGAGTATGAGTGAGCTGGACGACACAGGAGATGGAAAGACCAAGAAGAAGAGAGGAAGGCCTGGCAGACCACCT GCACCCAGCAAGAAACCTCGGAAGTCACCATCAGAGAAGGGTCCGATGGGAGTCCAGCGGGGGCGGAAGGCCAATGGGATGGCCCAGCAGAACGGAGAGGGCGATCCTGTCACTCTGTTTGAAGTGGTCAAACAGGGAAAGAGTGCTATGCAg TCGGTCGTTGATGACTGGATCGAGTCATACAGACAAGACAGAGATTTAGCACTTCTGGACCTCATCAACTTCTTCATCCAGTGCTCTGGCTGTAAAG GCACTGTAAGAATTGAAATGTTTCGCAACATGCAGAATGCTGAAATTATTCGCAAAATGACAGAAGAGTTTGACGAG GACAGTGGCGATTACCCCTTGACCATTTCTGGCCCATTGTGGAAGAAGTTTCGCTACAACTTCTGTGAGTTCATCTGCGTCCTGATCCGTCAGTGCCAGTACAGCATCATCTATGATGAGTACATGATGGACACGGTCATCTCTCTGCTGACGGGTCTGTCGGACTCACAGGTTCGAGCCTTCAGACACACCAGTACTCTAGCAG CCATGAAGCTCATGACTGCTCTGGTGAACGTAGCTCTGAATCTGAGCATTAACCAGGACAACACACAGAGACAGTATGAAGCCGAACGCAACAAAATGGCGGGAAAGAGAGCCAATGAGAAGCTCGAACTCCTACTTCAAAGGAGGAAAGAG CTTCAAGAAAACCAAGATGAAATCGAAAACATGATGAATTCAATCTTCAAGGGAATCTTTGTTCATCGTTATAG GGATGCAATAGCTGAAATCAGAGCGATTTGTATAGAGGAGATCGGTGTGTGGATGAAAATGTACAGCGATGCCTTCCTGAATGACAGCTACCTGAAGTATGTGGGCTGGACTTTACACGACCGG CAAGGTGAAGTGCGCTTGAAGTGTTTGAAAGCCTTACAAAACCTCTACACAAACCGCGAGCTGTTTCCAAAACTCGAGCTCTTCACAAACCGTTTCAAG GATCGGATCGTGTCTATGACGCTGGATAAAGAGTATGATGTGGCTGTGGAGGCCATCAGACTGGTCACGCTGATCCTTCA GGGTAGTGAGGACGCTCTGTCTAATGAGGATTGTGAGAATGTCTATCATCTGGTGTACTCCGCCCACAGGCCTGTGGCAGTGGCTGCTGGGGAGTTTCTACATCGAAA GTTGTTCAGCAGACATGATCCCCAGGCGGAGGAAGCTCTGGCCAAACGCAGGGGCAGGAGCAGCCCAAATGGAAACCTCATCCGCATGCTGGTGCTCTTCTTTCTGGAGAGTGAG CTGCATGAACATGCTGCCTATCTAGTGGACAGTTTGTGGGAGAGCTCTCAGGAGCTGCTGAAGGACTGGGAGTGCATGACCGAACTGCTGCTGGAGGAGCCAGTGCAGGGCGAGGAGG TGTTGTTGGACAGGCAGGAGAGTGCTCTGATTGAGCTGACTGTGTGTACCATTCGTCAGGCTGCTGAGGCCCACCCGCCTGTGGGGAGAGGGACTGGGAAAAGG GTTTTGACAGCAAAGGAAAGGAAGATGCAGATTgatgacaaaaacaaattaacGGAGCACTTCATCATGGCTCTTCCCATGTTACTCTCAAAA TACCAGACAGATGCAGAGAAAGTAGCCAACCTCCTACAGATCCCGCAGTACTTTGACCTGGATGTGTACAGTGCTGGGAGGATGGAGAAG CACTTGGAAGCGTTACTCAAGCAGATCAAGTTTGTGGTGGAGAAGCACACGGACACGGAGGTCCTGGAGGCCTGCAGTAAGACCTACTGCATCCTGTGCAGTGAGGAGTACACCATCATGAACCGCGTGGACATCGCCCATAGTCAGCTCATCGATGAGCTAGCAGACCGCTTCAGCCACTCGGTGGAGGAGCTGCTGCAGGCG GGGGAAGAGGCGGATGACGACGACATCTACAATGTACTCTCCACTCTCAAGAAACTCACAGCCTTTCACAA TGCTCATGACTTGACCAGATGGGATTTGTTCGGGAACTGCTACAGGTTGCTAAGGACGGGAATAGAGCAGGGCTCTATGCCAGAGCAG ATCGCAGTACAGGCTCTTCAGTGTTCTCATTACTCCATACTGTGGCAGCTTGTGAAGATCACAGAGGGAGCTCCATCCAAG GATGATCTCTTAGCACTACGGAGGGTTGTCAAGTCTTTTCTAGCTGTGTGCCAGCAGTGTCTTTCAAACGTCAACACGCCGGTTAAAGAGCAG GCGTTCATGCTGCTGTGCGACCTGCTGATGATCTTCAGTCACCAGCTCACCACAGGGTCCAGAGAGGGTCTGCAACCTCTGGTCTTCAACCCAGATAGCACCCTACAAAACGAGCTGCTCAACTTCATCCTAGACCATGTGTTTATAGACCAGGATGACGAGAATCAGAGCATGG AGGGTGATGAGGAGGATGAAGCTAACAAGATTGAGGCCTTACACAAGAGGAGAAACCTCCTAGCTGCCTTCAGCAAGCTCATCATTTATGATATAGTAGACATGCCAGCCGCTGCAGACATCTTCAAACACTACATGAAG TACTACAACGATTATGGAGACATCATCAAGGAGACTCTAAGTAAGACCAGACAGACGGACAAGATACTGTGTGCCAAGACGCTCATCCTGAGCTTACAGCAG CTCTTTAATGAGCTGATCCAGGATCAGGGGCCTAACTTGGACAGGACCTCATCTCATGTGAGCGGCATTAAGGAATTGGCCCGTCGCTTTGCCCTCACCTTTGGCTTGGACCAGATCAAGACCAGAGAGGCTGTGGCCACACTGCACAA AGATGGCATTGAGTTCGCCTTCAAGTATCAGAATCCTAAAGGACCAGAGTATCCCCCTCCAAATCTGGCCTTCCTGGAGGTTCTCTGTGAATTTTCCTCCAAGCTTCTTCGCCAAGACAAGAAAACAGT GCACTCGTATCTGGAGAAGTTCATGACTGAGCAAATGATGGAGAGGCGGGAAGACATCTGGCTGCCGCTCATCTCCTACAGGAACTCTCTGCTGACGGGCGGAGATGAAGATCGCATGTCCATCAccagcggcagcagcagcagcaaaggGGGATCCATACGGAGCAAGAAGGGCCGTCCACCACTGCACAAGAAACGCATCGAGG AGGAGAGTGTGGAGGGCTCTTGGATGATAAGGAACGACACCCTACAGACCCCCGGAGCCCTGCAGACACCCCAGCTCACCTCCACCGTGCTCCGAGAAAACCCTCGGCAAGCTGCTGAGCACCTCTCTGAACAGAACTCTGAGCCCGGCTCTGAATCTGACTATGTTCATAA TCCTCAGATGCAGATGTCCTGGCTTGGCCAACAGAAGATGGAGGAGGTGAACAGGAAAGAACGCACAGCCATGAACTACATGAAGGCCCGTAGCGGAGGAGTACGGCAGACTGT ACGTGGTCTCATGGAGGACGACGCAGAGCCCATCTTTGAGGATGTCATGATGTCGTCGCGAGGTCAGCTGGAAGACATGAGTGAGGAATTTGAGGACACCATGGTCATTGATCTG CCTCCATCCAGGAACAGGCGGGAGAGAGCAGAGCTGAGACCGGACTTCTTTGACTCTGCAGCCATGATTGAGGACGAGTCG GGTTTCACTATGCCCATGTTCTGA